A genome region from Cervus canadensis isolate Bull #8, Minnesota chromosome 10, ASM1932006v1, whole genome shotgun sequence includes the following:
- the ITPA gene encoding inosine triphosphate pyrophosphatase yields the protein MAASLAGKKIVFVTGNAKKLEEVIQILGDKFPCTLVAQKIDLPEYQGEPDEISIRKCQEAARQVQGPVLVEDTCLCFNALGGLPGPYIKWFLEKLKPEGLYQLLEGFQDKSAYALCTFAFSTGDPNEPIRLFKGRTMGRIVVPRGCRDFGWDPCFQPDGYEQTYAEMPKAEKNTISHRFRALLELQEYFSSLTPGAGDDHSGWGSGEG from the exons ATGGCGGCCTCCTTGGCCGGGAAGAAGATCGTGTTTGTCACGGGGAACGCCAAAAAgctggaggag GTCATTCAGATTCTAGGAGATAAATTTCCGTGCACTTTGGTGGCGCAGAAAATTGACC TGCCAGAGTACCAAGGAGAGCCTGATGAGATTTCCATTCGGAAGTGTCAGGAGGCAGCTCGCCAG GTGCAGGGCCCTGTACTGGTGGAGGACACCTGTCTGTGCTTCAACGCCCTTGGGGGCCTCCCTGGCCCCTACAT AAAGTGGTTTCTGGAGAAGTTAAAGCCTGAAG GTCTCTACCAGCTCCTGGAGGGGTTCCAAGACAAGTCTGCCTATGCACTCTGCACGTTCGCATTCAGCACTGGGGACCCGAATGAGCCCATACGCCTCTTCAAGGGCCGGACAATG GGCCGGATTGTGGTGCCCCGTGGCTGCCGGGACTTTGGCTGGGACCCCTGCTTTCAGCCCGATGGATATGAGCAGAC GTATGCAGAGATGCCCAAGGCTGAGAAGAACACCATTTCCCATCGCTTCCGAGCCCTGCTTGAGTTGCAAGAATACTTTAGCAGCCTGACTCCTGGGGCCGGTGATGACCACTCTGGCTGGGGATCTGGAGAGGGGTAG